One genomic window of Armatimonadota bacterium includes the following:
- a CDS encoding phosphomannomutase/phosphoglucomutase, whose protein sequence is MKQVDPSIFKAYDIRGIYPDQFNEDVAYRIARAAAQKLKPKLTVVGHDMRVHSPSLVGSVTQGLLDQGSDVIHIGLTSTPMYYYSVNVLEADAGMMITASHNPEEYNGFKMTGPKAIPSIAFVSNQELYRIANEGKFETPERKGQFRGSVSTLDSYVQAVLSASGVSDFGGLKIVVDASNGMDGMILPKLFEGKNCTVYPLYWELDGRFPHHEANPLKEETLTDLKKKVLEVGADFGVMFDGDGDRVGFVDEKAQTISGDLITALIAREMLKEKPGAIIIYDVRSSWAVREEIEKAGGVPMMYKVGHGLIKAKMREVGAYFGGELSSHYYFSNFYVTDNGDLAMLNIIKLLVHEQKPLSELVAPIKRYYHSPEINSEVKDVAAKLAELKERYKDGRIIELDGLTVEFDDWWFNVRPSQTEPLLRLNVEAKTKEKMEEKVKELLEIIRK, encoded by the coding sequence ATGAAGCAGGTTGATCCGAGTATCTTTAAAGCTTACGACATTCGCGGGATATACCCAGACCAATTCAACGAGGATGTTGCGTATCGAATTGCTCGGGCGGCCGCTCAAAAGTTGAAACCAAAGCTAACGGTTGTAGGACATGATATGCGAGTTCATAGTCCATCGCTCGTTGGCTCAGTTACCCAAGGATTGCTTGACCAGGGGAGCGATGTAATTCACATTGGCTTAACAAGCACACCCATGTATTATTACTCTGTAAATGTCTTGGAAGCCGATGCTGGAATGATGATAACAGCTTCCCACAATCCAGAAGAATACAACGGTTTTAAGATGACCGGTCCAAAAGCAATTCCTAGCATTGCTTTTGTAAGCAATCAAGAACTTTACAGGATTGCAAATGAAGGAAAATTTGAAACTCCCGAACGTAAAGGTCAATTTCGCGGCAGTGTTTCTACTTTGGATAGCTACGTTCAAGCCGTCCTTAGCGCCAGTGGTGTCTCCGATTTCGGCGGTCTCAAAATTGTTGTTGATGCAAGCAATGGCATGGACGGAATGATTCTGCCAAAGCTTTTTGAAGGGAAAAACTGCACTGTCTATCCACTTTACTGGGAGCTTGATGGTCGGTTCCCCCATCACGAAGCGAATCCATTAAAAGAAGAAACACTAACGGATTTAAAGAAAAAGGTTTTGGAAGTAGGGGCGGACTTTGGCGTAATGTTTGATGGTGATGGGGACCGAGTAGGCTTTGTGGATGAAAAGGCACAGACTATATCTGGAGATTTAATCACAGCTCTAATTGCTCGTGAAATGCTAAAAGAAAAACCTGGCGCAATTATAATCTATGATGTGCGCAGTAGCTGGGCTGTCAGGGAGGAAATTGAGAAAGCTGGCGGAGTCCCAATGATGTACAAAGTGGGGCATGGCCTTATAAAAGCAAAGATGCGAGAGGTAGGTGCGTACTTTGGTGGAGAGCTATCCAGCCACTACTACTTCTCAAACTTCTACGTAACCGATAATGGCGACCTGGCCATGTTGAATATAATAAAACTCCTTGTTCACGAACAAAAACCGCTTTCTGAGCTTGTTGCTCCAATAAAACGCTATTATCACAGCCCGGAGATAAACTCCGAAGTCAAAGACGTTGCTGCCAAACTTGCTGAGCTTAAAGAGCGGTACAAAGATGGGCGCATTATCGAACTTGATGGCCTTACTGTTGAGTTTGATGATTGGTGGTTCAATGTACGCCCGAGTCAGACAGAACCTCTCCTGCGCTTAAATGTTGAGGCAAAAACAAAGGAAAAAATGGAAGAAAAGGTCAAAGAATTGCTCGAAATAATTAGAAAGTAG
- a CDS encoding phosphoenolpyruvate carboxykinase (GTP), which yields MGVRQTAEEWVEKMARLCEPDEVIWCDGSVEEKERLTREALGTGELIELNQEKLPGCVYHRTATNDVARTEHLTFICTEREEDAGPTNNWMSPKDAYTRLGALFKGSMRGRTMYVVPFLMGVPGSPFSKIGIELTDSIYVVLNMRIMTRIGNLVLDELESIGDFTRCLHSKHELDIERRFICHFPEDNTIWSVGSGYGGNALLGKKCLSLRIASYLGRKEGWMAEHMLILGVESPDGEVTYIAGAFPSACGKTNLAMLVPPKEFSGYKVWTVGDDIAWMRIGPDGRLWAVNPEAGFFGVAPGTNSKSNPSAMRTIASNTIYTNVLIRPDGTVWWEGHDDPPPEHGIDWQGQPWTPACGEKGAHPNARFTAPASQCPCISPYWEDPKGVPISAIIFGARRARLAPLIYQAFNWQHGTYVGATLASETTAAALGQQGIVRRDPMAMLPFCGYNMADYFAHWLEMGKRLKDPPKIFRVNWFRQGEDGKFLWPGFGDNIRVLKWIVDRCKGKGDAIETPIGYMPTKNAIDLTGIEDKVSEKTMEELLYIDKDAWYEELDSQTAWFQQFGYSLPLGIWEEHEALADRLTK from the coding sequence ATGGGAGTACGGCAAACAGCTGAAGAGTGGGTAGAAAAAATGGCAAGGCTGTGCGAACCAGACGAAGTCATCTGGTGTGACGGCTCTGTCGAAGAAAAGGAACGCCTGACACGCGAAGCATTAGGCACTGGTGAGCTAATAGAGCTAAATCAAGAGAAGTTGCCTGGCTGTGTCTACCATCGGACGGCAACAAATGATGTCGCACGTACTGAGCATCTGACCTTCATCTGTACCGAAAGAGAAGAGGACGCCGGCCCAACGAACAATTGGATGTCGCCTAAGGACGCCTATACACGCCTGGGTGCTCTTTTTAAAGGTTCGATGAGAGGTAGAACGATGTACGTTGTTCCATTTCTTATGGGCGTTCCAGGTTCTCCATTTTCGAAAATTGGAATTGAGCTGACTGATAGCATTTACGTTGTGCTAAACATGCGTATTATGACACGCATAGGGAATCTGGTTCTCGACGAACTAGAGTCGATTGGTGACTTTACACGATGTTTGCATTCGAAACACGAGCTAGATATTGAAAGGCGGTTCATTTGCCATTTCCCCGAGGATAATACAATATGGAGCGTTGGTTCGGGTTATGGGGGAAATGCTCTCTTGGGGAAGAAATGCCTCTCGCTTCGAATAGCAAGCTATTTGGGCCGGAAAGAAGGTTGGATGGCTGAGCACATGCTAATTTTGGGGGTTGAGAGCCCTGACGGCGAAGTTACGTACATTGCTGGAGCCTTCCCTAGCGCTTGCGGAAAAACAAACCTTGCTATGCTAGTGCCCCCAAAAGAGTTCAGCGGATATAAAGTTTGGACGGTAGGCGATGATATTGCTTGGATGCGCATAGGCCCCGATGGCAGGCTTTGGGCGGTAAACCCAGAAGCTGGATTTTTTGGCGTTGCGCCGGGAACAAACAGCAAAAGCAATCCCAGTGCGATGCGAACTATTGCAAGTAATACAATTTACACAAATGTACTCATCAGGCCAGATGGCACCGTTTGGTGGGAAGGTCATGATGATCCTCCCCCTGAACATGGTATAGATTGGCAAGGTCAGCCGTGGACGCCAGCATGCGGAGAAAAAGGAGCACATCCTAATGCTCGCTTTACGGCTCCGGCATCTCAATGCCCGTGCATTTCGCCATATTGGGAGGATCCTAAGGGAGTACCAATTTCAGCGATTATATTTGGCGCGCGGCGTGCACGATTAGCCCCTTTAATTTACCAAGCATTCAACTGGCAGCATGGCACTTATGTTGGTGCAACTTTGGCATCTGAGACAACAGCTGCTGCATTGGGTCAACAGGGGATAGTTCGCCGCGACCCAATGGCTATGTTGCCATTCTGCGGTTATAACATGGCTGATTATTTTGCACACTGGCTTGAGATGGGCAAACGACTTAAAGACCCACCAAAAATATTCAGGGTAAACTGGTTCCGCCAAGGAGAGGATGGAAAATTCCTCTGGCCAGGTTTTGGTGATAATATTCGCGTTCTTAAGTGGATCGTGGACCGATGCAAAGGCAAAGGAGATGCTATTGAGACGCCTATTGGTTATATGCCAACCAAAAATGCAATAGACTTGACAGGCATAGAGGATAAGGTATCTGAGAAGACAATGGAGGAATTGTTATATATTGATAAAGATGCATGGTATGAGGAGTTGGATAGCCAAACTGCCTGGTTCCAACAATTCGGCTACTCACTTCCACTTGGTATATGGGAGGAACACGAGGCTCTTGCCGACCGTTTGACTAAATAA